One genomic segment of Dehalogenimonas alkenigignens includes these proteins:
- the rho gene encoding transcription termination factor Rho has translation MSREDLLELAKRMKLTGVTGAKKQEIVLRLLQASTEQQGNIFCSGILEIMPDGYGFLRQASLLPSNSDIYISQSQIRRFGLRTGDMIIGQSRHAKPGEKYYSLLRVEAINDLNPDVAKQRPHFGSLTPTFPDKMINLEIEPLQLSTRLINLIAPIGRGQRGMIVSPPKAGKTMLLKNIANAATGNYNDIHLMVVLIGERPEEVTDMRRSVKGEVMAATFDEAVENQTRVAELALERAKRMVESGKDVLILLDGITRLTRAYNLAMPPSGRTLSGGLDPVALHPAKKFFGAARNTAEGGSLTIIATCLVDTGSRMDDLIYEEFKGTGNMELHLDRRLAERRIFPAFDIPRSGTRREELLMSDTTFRQVQLLRRMVALIADDATHFAEVTERVLDKLKKSRNNVEFLDNLQRGKE, from the coding sequence ATGAGCCGGGAAGACCTGCTGGAGCTGGCCAAGCGGATGAAGCTCACCGGCGTCACCGGCGCCAAAAAGCAGGAGATCGTGCTGCGGCTGCTGCAGGCCTCCACCGAGCAGCAGGGCAACATCTTCTGCTCCGGCATCCTGGAGATCATGCCGGACGGCTACGGCTTCCTGCGCCAGGCTTCTCTCCTGCCGTCAAACTCGGACATTTACATCTCCCAGTCCCAGATCCGCCGCTTCGGCCTGCGGACCGGCGATATGATCATCGGCCAGTCGCGGCACGCCAAGCCGGGTGAAAAGTACTATTCGCTGCTCCGGGTCGAGGCCATCAACGATCTCAACCCGGACGTCGCCAAGCAGCGGCCGCACTTCGGCTCCTTGACGCCGACCTTCCCGGACAAGATGATCAACCTGGAGATCGAACCCCTCCAGCTTTCGACCCGCCTCATCAATCTCATCGCCCCCATCGGCCGCGGCCAGCGCGGCATGATCGTCTCCCCGCCTAAAGCCGGCAAGACGATGCTCCTCAAAAACATCGCCAACGCCGCCACCGGCAACTATAACGATATCCACCTGATGGTCGTCCTCATCGGCGAGCGGCCGGAAGAGGTCACCGATATGCGCCGCTCCGTGAAGGGCGAGGTCATGGCCGCCACCTTCGACGAGGCGGTGGAGAACCAGACCCGCGTCGCCGAGCTGGCCCTTGAGCGCGCCAAGCGCATGGTGGAGTCCGGCAAGGATGTGCTCATCCTCCTTGACGGCATCACCCGCCTCACCCGCGCCTACAACCTGGCCATGCCGCCGTCAGGCCGCACTCTGTCCGGCGGCCTCGACCCGGTCGCCCTGCACCCGGCCAAGAAGTTCTTCGGCGCCGCGCGCAACACCGCCGAGGGCGGTTCGCTGACCATCATCGCCACCTGCCTGGTGGACACCGGCTCGCGCATGGACGATCTTATATATGAAGAATTCAAGGGCACCGGCAACATGGAGCTCCACCTCGACCGCCGCCTGGCCGAGCGCAGGATTTTCCCCGCCTTCGACATTCCCCGCTCCGGCACCCGCCGCGAGGAGCTTTTGATGTCGGACACCACCTTCCGCCAGGTGCAGCTGCTGCGCCGTATGGTCGCCCTCATCGCCGATGACGCCACCCACTTCGCCGAGGTCACCGAGCGCGTCCTGGACAAGCTCAAGAAATCCCGCAACAACGTGGAGTTCCTGGATAACCTCCAGCGCGGCAAAGAGTAG
- the fsa gene encoding fructose-6-phosphate aldolase, translated as MKLFLDTANIAEIRKGAAMGVVHGVTTNPSLVAKEGHKDYQSVVRQIAAIIPAGAPISVEVVSDTAAQMAADGKRFFKWAPENVVVKLPTSAEGLQATRELADSGIRVNMTLCFSANQALLAAHAGAAFVSPFVGRLDDIGHDGMALVKDILDIYSNYEFKTEVIAASIRHPLHCVQAARMGAHIATIPYKVLEQMLKHPLTDIGIERFLADWKTSGASNQ; from the coding sequence ATGAAGCTGTTCCTCGATACCGCCAACATCGCCGAAATCAGAAAAGGCGCCGCCATGGGTGTGGTGCACGGCGTGACCACCAACCCGTCGCTCGTTGCCAAAGAAGGCCACAAGGATTACCAGTCGGTGGTGCGCCAGATCGCCGCGATCATCCCCGCCGGCGCTCCCATCTCCGTCGAAGTGGTCAGCGACACCGCCGCCCAGATGGCGGCCGATGGCAAACGCTTTTTCAAGTGGGCGCCGGAGAACGTGGTGGTCAAACTGCCGACCTCGGCGGAAGGCCTCCAGGCGACGCGTGAACTGGCTGACAGCGGCATTCGGGTCAATATGACGCTGTGCTTCTCCGCCAACCAGGCGCTGCTGGCCGCCCACGCCGGCGCCGCCTTCGTCAGCCCGTTCGTCGGCCGGTTGGACGACATCGGCCATGACGGCATGGCGCTGGTCAAGGATATCCTCGATATTTACAGCAACTATGAGTTTAAAACCGAGGTCATCGCCGCCTCCATCCGCCACCCGCTGCACTGCGTCCAGGCGGCCAGGATGGGCGCCCATATCGCCACCATACCTTATAAAGTACTTGAACAGATGCTGAAGCACCCGCTGACCGATATCGGCATCGAACGGTTTTTAGCCGACTGGAAAACAAGCGGCGCTTCGAACCAGTAA
- a CDS encoding CTP synthase, translating to MTKYIFVTGGVVSSVGKGITVASIGTVLKSRGISVSVQKLDPYLNVDPGTMSPYQHGEVFVTGDGAETDLDLGNYERFIDIDLTAESNTTSGQVYSAVIAKERRGDFLGGTIQVVPHLTGEIKDRFRKLADKSKADVLLIEVGGTVGDIEGQPFLEAIRQMRKDVGRDNVLYVHVTLLPYIGPTQELKTKPTQHSVNELRRIGIQPDVIVCRSDISIPEAIRDKISLFCDVDREAVIFCPTVNSIYEVPLVLESEGLGDFMVRKLDLKAHPPQLDSWREMVSCFSGACDTVRIALVGKYVELKDAYYSVREALTHAAMHHGRKLQIDWVQSEDLERPGGEKLLEHAQGIIVPGGFGDRGIEGMIKAAKYARVHKVPYFGLCLGLQIMVIEFGRHVLSAARANSTEFDAGTAHPVIDIMPEQKVVCGKGGTMRLGNWPCQVVPGTKAAAAYGKELVYERHRHRFEFNNRYLDSYRAAGMVFSGLSPDRKLVEVCELADHPWMVACQFHPEFTSRPGKPQPLFRDFIGAAKDVLREGSQAALPLAAE from the coding sequence ATGACTAAATACATCTTTGTTACCGGCGGCGTGGTCAGCTCGGTCGGCAAGGGCATCACCGTCGCCAGCATCGGCACCGTTCTTAAGAGCCGCGGTATTTCCGTCTCCGTCCAGAAGCTGGATCCATACTTAAACGTCGACCCCGGCACCATGTCCCCCTACCAGCACGGCGAGGTTTTTGTCACCGGCGACGGCGCGGAAACCGATCTCGATCTGGGCAACTATGAACGGTTCATCGATATTGACCTGACCGCGGAATCCAACACCACCTCAGGCCAGGTGTACTCAGCCGTCATCGCCAAAGAACGGCGCGGCGATTTTCTGGGCGGCACCATCCAGGTGGTGCCCCATTTGACCGGCGAGATCAAAGACCGCTTCCGCAAACTGGCGGATAAATCCAAAGCTGACGTACTCCTTATCGAGGTCGGCGGAACCGTCGGCGATATCGAAGGCCAGCCCTTCCTTGAGGCGATCCGCCAGATGCGCAAGGACGTCGGCCGCGACAACGTGCTGTACGTCCATGTGACCCTTCTTCCTTATATAGGACCTACCCAGGAGCTCAAGACCAAACCGACCCAGCACAGCGTCAACGAACTGCGGCGCATCGGCATTCAGCCGGACGTTATCGTCTGCCGCTCTGATATTTCCATCCCCGAAGCCATCCGCGACAAAATCTCGCTCTTCTGCGACGTTGACCGCGAAGCGGTCATCTTCTGCCCGACGGTCAATTCCATCTATGAAGTACCCCTGGTGCTGGAATCCGAAGGCCTGGGCGACTTCATGGTCCGCAAATTGGATCTGAAAGCCCACCCGCCGCAGCTCGACTCGTGGCGGGAAATGGTATCCTGCTTCAGCGGCGCCTGCGACACCGTCCGCATCGCCCTGGTCGGCAAATACGTCGAACTGAAAGACGCCTATTACTCGGTGCGGGAAGCGCTCACCCACGCCGCCATGCATCACGGCCGCAAGCTCCAGATTGACTGGGTGCAGTCGGAAGACCTGGAGCGCCCCGGCGGCGAAAAGCTGCTGGAGCATGCCCAGGGCATTATCGTCCCCGGCGGCTTCGGCGACCGCGGCATCGAAGGCATGATCAAGGCCGCCAAGTACGCCCGCGTTCATAAAGTGCCCTACTTCGGCCTGTGCCTGGGCCTGCAGATCATGGTCATCGAGTTCGGCCGCCACGTGCTGTCGGCCGCCCGAGCCAACTCCACCGAGTTCGACGCCGGTACCGCTCACCCGGTCATCGACATCATGCCGGAACAGAAGGTGGTTTGCGGCAAGGGCGGCACCATGAGACTCGGCAACTGGCCGTGCCAGGTAGTGCCCGGTACTAAAGCCGCCGCGGCCTACGGCAAAGAGCTCGTCTATGAACGTCACCGCCACCGCTTCGAGTTCAACAACCGCTACCTCGACAGCTACCGCGCCGCCGGCATGGTCTTCTCCGGCCTGTCGCCGGACCGCAAGCTGGTGGAAGTTTGCGAACTGGCCGATCACCCGTGGATGGTGGCCTGCCAGTTCCACCCGGAGTTCACCTCGCGGCCCGGCAAGCCGCAGCCGCTGTTCCGGGACTTCATCGGCGCCGCCAAAGACGTGCTGCGGGAGGGGTCGCAGGCGGCGCTGCCGCTTGCAGCCGAATAG
- a CDS encoding ATP-dependent Clp protease ATP-binding subunit, which yields MRQEKFTEQAQEAVASSQQLVRQYQHNQWDVEHLLLALLGQEKGLVGEIIKELGADADAIKTEVDAVLSKVPKLGYDAQQIYPTPRIQQVGLEASQEAQRLKDEFIGTEHIFIAIASEAKGVSAAILRSFGIDKEKVYIALQKIRGSHRVTDARAESKYRSLAKYSRDLNEMAEQGRLDPVIGREAEIRRVMQIITRRTKNNPVIVGEAGVGKTAIAEGVALKIVSGDVPSSLKGRRVVALDMGALLAGAKFRGEFEERLKAVMDEARSSQGEIILFIDEIHTLVGAGATEGALDASNMLKPALARGELQVIGATTSDDYRKYIEKDKALERRLQPVFVDEPGIEDAIEILKGLRPRYEAHHKIKISDEALDAAVRLSQRYVTDRHLPDKAIDLIDEAASKLRLDLESTPPAIRELENKVQQLQSEEEAASQRNDYPAAANARSERLRLDDEYKKEREAWVAREKISGEVSAEHIAGLIAAATGIPVSQMLEAEAQKLVHMEDRIHERFVDQNEAVVAISEAIRRSRAGLKDPRRPIGSFLFLGPTGVGKTELARSLAWFLFGDDTAMVRIDMSEYQERHTVSRMIGAPPGYIGFEEGGQLTEAVRKRPYRVILLDEIEKAHPEVFNALLQLLDDGRLTDGHGRTVDFKNTVVIMTSNAGVETIRRESKLGFVTAAGGDGRENYDRMRDKVMAEVRKAFRPEFLNRVDEIIVFHELGQEQLRHIVDLMAREVEQRLEDLEIGLEITESAKGWLAKVGYDPVYGARPLRRAIEKHVENPLATRILKGDFKEGSTVIVDVEADGLTFKPKSDEAPPVKVSPKKRRNAKADPAG from the coding sequence ATGCGACAGGAAAAATTCACCGAACAGGCGCAGGAGGCAGTCGCTTCCTCGCAACAGCTGGTTCGCCAGTACCAGCATAACCAGTGGGATGTCGAACATCTGCTGCTGGCGTTGCTCGGGCAGGAGAAAGGCCTGGTCGGAGAGATAATCAAAGAACTCGGCGCCGATGCTGACGCCATAAAAACCGAGGTTGATGCCGTGCTGTCCAAGGTTCCCAAACTGGGCTACGACGCCCAGCAGATCTATCCCACGCCGCGGATCCAGCAGGTTGGGCTGGAGGCTTCTCAGGAGGCACAGCGACTGAAGGATGAATTCATTGGGACCGAGCATATATTCATCGCTATCGCCAGCGAGGCGAAAGGCGTTTCGGCGGCTATTCTGAGAAGCTTCGGCATCGATAAAGAGAAGGTTTATATCGCGCTGCAGAAGATTCGCGGCAGCCACCGGGTGACCGACGCCCGGGCCGAGAGTAAATACCGTTCGTTGGCTAAATATTCGCGTGATCTGAATGAGATGGCCGAACAGGGCAGGCTGGATCCCGTGATCGGCCGGGAGGCGGAAATCAGGCGGGTGATGCAGATCATCACCCGGCGGACCAAAAATAATCCTGTCATCGTCGGTGAAGCCGGCGTCGGTAAAACCGCGATAGCCGAGGGCGTTGCCCTGAAAATCGTCTCCGGAGACGTTCCCTCGTCGTTGAAAGGGCGCAGGGTTGTCGCCCTTGATATGGGCGCGCTATTGGCCGGAGCCAAATTCCGGGGTGAATTTGAAGAACGGCTGAAGGCGGTGATGGACGAAGCCCGCTCATCTCAGGGTGAGATTATCCTCTTCATCGATGAGATACACACCCTGGTCGGCGCCGGGGCGACTGAGGGGGCCCTCGATGCCAGCAATATGCTGAAACCGGCGCTGGCCCGGGGCGAGCTGCAGGTTATCGGCGCTACCACCTCGGATGATTACCGCAAATATATTGAAAAAGACAAAGCTCTGGAGCGGCGCCTGCAGCCGGTGTTCGTTGACGAACCCGGCATCGAAGACGCTATCGAAATTCTCAAAGGTTTGAGGCCCCGGTACGAAGCTCACCATAAAATCAAAATCTCCGACGAAGCGCTGGATGCCGCGGTCCGTTTATCCCAGCGTTATGTCACCGACCGGCATCTGCCTGACAAGGCCATAGACCTGATTGATGAAGCTGCCTCCAAGCTGCGATTGGATCTGGAGAGCACCCCTCCGGCTATCCGCGAACTGGAGAACAAAGTGCAGCAGCTGCAGTCAGAGGAAGAAGCCGCCTCCCAGCGTAATGATTACCCCGCCGCCGCCAATGCCCGGAGCGAGCGGCTTCGCCTTGACGACGAATATAAAAAAGAACGAGAAGCCTGGGTCGCCAGAGAAAAGATATCCGGGGAAGTCAGCGCCGAACATATCGCCGGCCTTATCGCCGCCGCCACCGGCATCCCGGTGTCCCAGATGCTGGAGGCGGAAGCCCAGAAGCTGGTGCACATGGAAGACCGCATTCACGAAAGGTTCGTTGACCAGAACGAAGCCGTGGTCGCCATCTCCGAGGCCATCCGCCGCTCCCGGGCTGGCCTCAAAGATCCGCGCCGCCCCATCGGCAGTTTCCTTTTCCTGGGGCCGACCGGCGTCGGCAAGACCGAACTGGCGCGTTCGCTGGCCTGGTTCCTGTTCGGTGACGACACGGCCATGGTCCGCATCGACATGTCGGAATACCAGGAGCGGCATACCGTGTCGCGCATGATCGGCGCCCCGCCCGGCTATATCGGCTTCGAAGAGGGCGGCCAGCTTACCGAGGCGGTTAGAAAGCGGCCTTACCGGGTCATCCTGCTGGATGAAATTGAGAAAGCCCACCCGGAAGTCTTCAACGCCCTGCTGCAGCTGCTGGACGACGGCCGCCTGACCGACGGCCACGGCCGAACGGTTGACTTTAAGAACACCGTGGTGATCATGACGAGCAACGCCGGCGTTGAAACTATCCGGCGGGAATCTAAACTCGGCTTTGTCACCGCCGCCGGCGGCGACGGCAGAGAAAACTATGACCGCATGCGTGACAAGGTCATGGCCGAAGTGCGCAAGGCGTTCAGGCCGGAGTTTTTGAACCGGGTCGATGAGATCATCGTCTTCCACGAACTTGGCCAGGAGCAGTTGCGGCATATCGTTGACCTGATGGCCCGGGAAGTCGAACAGAGGCTGGAAGACCTGGAAATCGGGCTGGAGATCACCGAGTCGGCAAAAGGATGGCTGGCGAAAGTGGGGTACGACCCGGTTTACGGCGCCCGGCCGCTGCGCCGCGCCATTGAAAAACATGTCGAGAACCCGCTGGCGACGCGCATTCTGAAGGGCGACTTCAAAGAAGGTTCCACCGTCATCGTCGACGTTGAAGCCGACGGCCTGACCTTCAAACCCAAGAGCGATGAAGCTCCCCCGGTTAAAGTCAGCCCCAAAAAGCGCCGCAACGCTAAAGCTGACCCGGCCGGGTAA
- a CDS encoding MerR family transcriptional regulator — protein MNEERYRPRYVIHVAAELIGVKTHTLRYYERSGLVKPQRSSGNIRLYSESDIETLRRVRSLMEDLGVNLAGVEVITNMLLKMNDLIKENEKLRAQLTRLQEGNL, from the coding sequence TTGAACGAAGAAAGATACCGCCCGCGCTACGTCATTCACGTCGCCGCCGAACTTATCGGCGTTAAGACTCATACACTACGCTACTATGAGCGCTCCGGGCTGGTGAAGCCGCAGCGTTCATCCGGCAACATCCGCCTCTACTCCGAGAGCGATATTGAGACCCTGCGCCGGGTACGGAGTTTAATGGAAGACCTTGGCGTGAACCTGGCCGGAGTAGAAGTGATCACCAACATGCTGTTGAAAATGAACGATCTGATCAAGGAAAACGAGAAGCTGCGCGCCCAACTCACTCGGCTTCAAGAAGGGAATTTATAA
- a CDS encoding DnaJ C-terminal domain-containing protein, translating into MAAKDYYGTLGIGRAATADEIKKAFRKLARKYHPDVNPGDKAAEAKFKEINEAHEVLSDKEKRAKYDKYGENWQHAEAYEKASAGFHQYEGTQNPFGGFEYRTSGGPFTGSYPGDDVGDIFEQILRGGGGRRRPRRGEDVDYEVEVTLEEAYHGTQRTLAMQGAKAEKLEIKIPAGVTTGSKVRLAGKGGEGSGGGPRGDLYLVVKVTPHSRFERKEDDLHVTVDLPLYTAILGGEIHVPTIKGKNLALKIPPGTQNGRTIKLAGQGMPHLGRTGYGDLIARVNVVLPTNLTGREKELFTELSKLSASD; encoded by the coding sequence ATGGCCGCTAAAGACTATTACGGCACCCTCGGCATCGGGCGGGCAGCCACCGCCGACGAGATAAAAAAAGCCTTTCGCAAGCTGGCCCGAAAATATCATCCGGACGTAAATCCGGGCGATAAAGCCGCTGAAGCCAAGTTCAAAGAGATCAACGAGGCTCACGAGGTATTATCGGACAAAGAAAAACGCGCGAAGTATGATAAATACGGTGAGAACTGGCAGCATGCCGAAGCTTATGAGAAGGCCAGCGCCGGCTTTCACCAGTACGAGGGAACCCAAAATCCGTTCGGGGGGTTTGAATATCGTACTTCAGGCGGCCCGTTCACCGGCTCTTATCCCGGCGACGATGTCGGGGATATTTTTGAGCAGATTCTCCGGGGCGGGGGCGGCCGCCGCCGGCCGCGCCGGGGCGAAGACGTTGATTACGAGGTTGAGGTAACGCTGGAAGAAGCCTACCACGGCACCCAGCGTACTCTGGCGATGCAGGGGGCCAAAGCCGAGAAGCTGGAAATTAAAATTCCAGCCGGCGTAACCACCGGCTCTAAAGTGCGTCTGGCCGGAAAAGGCGGAGAGGGTTCCGGGGGCGGGCCCCGGGGCGATTTGTATTTAGTGGTTAAGGTGACGCCGCACAGCCGATTCGAGCGCAAGGAAGATGACCTTCACGTCACTGTTGATCTTCCGCTCTATACCGCGATACTGGGCGGCGAGATCCACGTGCCCACCATAAAAGGAAAAAATCTGGCTTTGAAGATTCCGCCCGGGACTCAAAATGGCCGGACAATTAAGCTTGCCGGGCAGGGTATGCCGCATCTTGGCCGGACAGGCTACGGCGACCTGATCGCCCGGGTAAATGTTGTTCTGCCTACAAATTTGACAGGCCGAGAAAAAGAACTATTCACTGAACTGTCGAAATTAAGCGCCTCTGACTGA
- the purM gene encoding phosphoribosylformylglycinamidine cyclo-ligase, producing MKQDAYAAAGVSIDAAVQAKERIKELAKATFTPGVLGGPGFFGGMFELPSGFNKPVLVSSCDGVGTKLKIAAAMGKHDTVGIDIVNHSVDDILTCGAEPLFFLDYIAMGKLDPVIVADVVKGLSMACQEVSCALVGGETAEMPGLYHGNDYDLAGFIVGIVEKDRILHGRSIRPGDAVLGLPSTGLHTNGYSLARNVLGESPSAMAARYSTLDTPVGEALLKPHRSYLADLKPVLGDVKGLAHITGGGFTDNIPRTLPPGTAVRISKGAWEVLPIFELIQKIGGVAEAEMYRVFNMGIGMVVFADPSKVAALMQSMPEAKIIGEVAADTGGGRVILE from the coding sequence ATCAAACAGGACGCTTACGCCGCCGCCGGCGTATCCATCGACGCCGCGGTCCAGGCCAAAGAACGGATCAAGGAACTGGCTAAGGCCACCTTCACCCCGGGGGTGTTGGGTGGCCCGGGGTTTTTCGGCGGTATGTTCGAATTGCCGTCAGGCTTTAATAAACCGGTGCTTGTCTCCAGTTGCGATGGCGTCGGCACCAAGCTGAAGATCGCCGCGGCGATGGGCAAACATGACACGGTGGGTATCGATATCGTCAACCACAGCGTCGACGATATCCTGACCTGCGGCGCCGAGCCGCTGTTTTTCCTCGACTATATCGCCATGGGCAAGCTCGACCCGGTGATAGTGGCCGACGTTGTCAAAGGCCTGTCCATGGCATGTCAAGAGGTTTCCTGCGCCCTCGTCGGCGGCGAGACGGCTGAAATGCCCGGGCTGTACCACGGCAACGACTACGACCTGGCCGGCTTCATCGTCGGCATCGTCGAGAAGGACCGCATCCTTCACGGCCGCTCGATCAGACCCGGCGATGCCGTCCTGGGTTTGCCGTCAACGGGGCTGCATACCAACGGCTATTCTCTGGCCAGGAACGTCCTGGGTGAATCACCTTCGGCGATGGCTGCCCGCTACTCCACTCTGGACACCCCGGTCGGCGAGGCGCTGCTCAAGCCCCACCGCTCTTACCTGGCTGATTTGAAGCCGGTGCTTGGGGATGTCAAGGGGTTAGCCCACATTACCGGCGGCGGCTTTACCGACAACATCCCCCGCACCCTGCCGCCGGGCACCGCCGTCCGTATTAGCAAGGGCGCCTGGGAAGTGCTGCCGATTTTTGAACTCATACAGAAGATCGGCGGCGTGGCCGAAGCCGAGATGTACCGGGTGTTCAACATGGGCATCGGCATGGTCGTCTTCGCCGACCCGTCGAAGGTTGCCGCGCTTATGCAGTCCATGCCGGAGGCTAAGATTATCGGCGAAGTCGCCGCCGACACCGGCGGCGGCCGGGTCATCCTCGAATAG
- the purH gene encoding bifunctional phosphoribosylaminoimidazolecarboxamide formyltransferase/IMP cyclohydrolase has product MRAILSVSDKTGLEAFAVELGKLGWEIFSTGGTKKSLTQAGVPVHAISDITGFPEILDGRVKTLHPMVHGGILARRDKADHMSQLSENKITPIDMVVVNLYPFVQTVSRAGVSLEEALENIDIGGPAMIRASAKNYPGVIIVTDPADYPLLIEKLRGGGLSPDERKRLAQKAFQHTAMYDTAIAQYLWQGSAGFPDNMTLALKKRYNLRYGENPHQAAAFYAEHRVGAGQNSGITWAEQLWGKELSFNNILDADAAWATATDFEAPTVAIVKHTNPCGLASRDDVAEAYQRAFEGDPVSAYGGIVAVNRTLTAGMAEAMRGTFYEISIAPDYEEAALVILRKRKDLRILKARLPAAETQPALNYRHVKGGLLVQQADALPEDQITLKPVTRRQPTKEEYEDLRFAFRAVKHIKSNAIVLVKDKMLLGMGAGQPNRVTSVDIAVKRAGEKAKGSVMASDAMFPFNDSVLQAAAAGIAAIVQPGGSIRDEDSIKAADENGIAMVVTGVRHFLH; this is encoded by the coding sequence ATGCGGGCAATCCTCTCCGTTTCCGATAAAACCGGCCTTGAGGCTTTCGCTGTTGAACTGGGCAAACTGGGTTGGGAGATTTTCTCCACCGGCGGCACCAAGAAATCCTTAACCCAGGCCGGAGTGCCGGTACACGCAATCTCGGACATCACCGGCTTCCCGGAAATCCTCGACGGCCGGGTCAAGACGCTGCATCCCATGGTCCACGGCGGCATCCTGGCCCGCCGCGACAAGGCAGACCATATGTCTCAACTGTCGGAGAACAAGATAACCCCGATCGATATGGTGGTAGTCAACCTTTATCCCTTTGTCCAGACCGTGTCCAGGGCGGGCGTGTCGCTGGAGGAGGCTCTGGAGAACATCGACATCGGCGGACCCGCTATGATCCGGGCATCGGCCAAGAATTACCCGGGTGTCATCATCGTCACCGATCCCGCCGACTACCCGCTCCTCATCGAGAAATTGCGGGGCGGCGGCTTATCCCCGGATGAGCGGAAGCGCCTTGCCCAGAAAGCTTTCCAGCATACCGCGATGTACGATACTGCCATCGCCCAGTACCTGTGGCAGGGCAGCGCAGGCTTCCCGGACAACATGACTTTAGCCCTTAAAAAGCGCTATAACCTGCGCTACGGCGAGAACCCTCACCAGGCTGCCGCTTTCTACGCCGAGCATCGCGTCGGCGCCGGGCAGAATTCCGGCATCACCTGGGCGGAGCAGCTGTGGGGCAAGGAATTATCATTCAACAACATCCTGGACGCCGACGCCGCCTGGGCGACGGCCACCGATTTCGAAGCGCCGACAGTGGCCATTGTCAAACATACCAACCCCTGCGGCCTGGCCAGCCGGGATGACGTTGCCGAGGCTTATCAGCGAGCTTTTGAAGGCGACCCGGTATCAGCCTATGGCGGCATTGTGGCAGTCAACCGGACACTTACCGCCGGGATGGCCGAGGCAATGCGCGGCACCTTCTACGAAATCTCGATCGCCCCGGATTACGAAGAAGCGGCGCTGGTAATCCTCAGGAAACGCAAAGACCTGCGCATCTTGAAGGCAAGGCTGCCGGCGGCAGAGACGCAGCCGGCGCTCAATTACCGCCATGTTAAGGGTGGATTGCTGGTACAGCAGGCTGACGCCCTGCCGGAAGACCAGATTACCCTGAAGCCGGTGACCAGGCGCCAACCGACTAAAGAAGAATACGAGGACCTGCGCTTTGCCTTCAGGGCAGTGAAGCACATCAAGTCCAACGCTATCGTCCTGGTTAAGGATAAAATGCTTTTGGGCATGGGCGCCGGACAGCCCAACCGGGTGACCAGCGTGGACATCGCTGTCAAGCGGGCCGGCGAGAAGGCTAAGGGCAGCGTCATGGCCTCCGACGCCATGTTCCCTTTCAACGATTCGGTGCTCCAGGCTGCGGCGGCCGGTATTGCTGCCATCGTCCAGCCCGGCGGTTCTATCCGTGACGAGGACTCCATCAAAGCGGCGGATGAGAACGGCATCGCGATGGTCGTCACCGGCGTCAGACATTTCCTGCATTAA